AAGTTGATATGGTTATTTCGAGAGGTAAATTTTTGGAAGGTGATTACAATTTTATCAGAAAAGAAATTTCGAAAACAAAACGTGCTTGCAGAGATAAACACTTAAAAGTTATTTTGGAAACCGGCGAACTCAAAAACAACGAAAATATTAGGTTAGCTTCAACTATCGCCATAGAATCAGGAGCCGATTTTATTAAAACTTCGACAGGCAAAATTAGTCCTGCAGCTACTTTAGAAGCTGCCGAAGTTATGCTTAATGTTATAAAAAAACATTATGATGAAACCGGTATAATGATAGGTTTTAAACCTGCCGGCGGAATATCCGAAATTGAAGATGCAATTGCCTACTACAACTTAGTGGATAAAATATTGGGCAAAGCTTGGCTTAATAACAAATATTTTAGGTTTGGCGCTAGCAGATTGGCTGCAAAAATTTCGGACAAATTATTGTAATTATCACAAATTGACTAATTTTGGACTTTAATTACTTTTAATATTTAATAACCTTAAAAATATAAATATGAAAACTTTTGGCAAACTAACCCTAATCGGAATATTAGCTATGTTTTTATTCTCGGCTTGCGAACCCGACGAAGACGACACAACTCTTGATGCAAGAGACAAATACGTAGGACAATGGCATTTTTACGAATATAGTAAAAGTGCTTTAAACCAAAGTTACATTGTGGTAATTAGTAAAGATGCTACCGACGAAAACGCTTTAGATTTAGCAAATTTAGGAAATCCCGGTATTGAAAATATATCAAGCAGAGGCGTTTTGGTTGGTAATAAAATAGTAGTACACCCGCAACCTTTACCAAACAACTGGGAAATTGAAGGCGAAGGTTCCATGAGTAATGTGTCAAATACGCAAATGCAATGGCAGTACACTATTACAGCCGGTGGAAACCGAATGTCTTACAATATAACAGCAACTAAACAATAATAAATATTTAAAATTTTAAAACAATGAAAAAAATTACAATTTTAACACTAATCCTAACAGTAGCTTTAGTATCATGTAAAAATACAGGAAAAGTTACTAAAGACGAAAGCGAAACAAAAGTTTACTACGAAATAGAAAATCTTTTGGCTGAGGCAGCCGATATGGTTGACCAAAATGTTGCAGTACAAGGTACTGTTACTCACACATGTAGCCACAGTGGCAGAAGATGCTTTATAGAAGGCAATACACCTAACTTAACAATTCGTGTTGAAGCCGGTGAAACTATTGGTAGCTTTGATGCCGACTTGGTTGGTACTCAAATTTTAGTTAAAGGTATTCTCAAAGAAACCAGAATCCCTGCTGCCGACATTGATAAACAAGAACAAGACCTTTTGACCAAACAAGGTGAAGCTGAAAAAGAACATAACGAAGAAGGTCGTCACGATTGTGAAAACGAACTTAATAATATTGTTAAAATGAGAGAGTGGATGAAGGAAAATAACAAAGATTATTATGCTACTTATTATATAGAAGGAGTTGAGTATTCAAAAGTTGAGATAGAACAAGCTGAAGGAGAGCAAATTAAAGACGAACAAGTTGAAGAATAAAATAATTAAATGGACTAGAATTATCCACCGTGATTTGGGATATTTCATGGTGGGTATTTCTCTTATTTATGGATTTTCCGGAATATTGCTAAATCATATAGACGGAAACGATCCTGCTTTTAAAATTAGGACAAACAGTTTTAAAATAGCACCAAATCTTAGTGCTGACGAACTAACTGTCCAATGGAGCGAATTATCCGACGTTCCTACTCTCAATAGAGCTGTTGCTAACCAAAACAACGATAATATTAAACTTTATGTTAAGGGTGGGATTGGAAACTATTTGCCTGCCGACGGCTCAGTTTCTTATCAAACCAAAACCAAAAAACCTATAGCATACGCTATTAATAAGTTGCATTACAATCGTGTTAATTACTGGACTTGGTTTGGCGACTTCTTTGCCATATCTCTGATATTTTTTGCACTCTCCGGATTAATTATGGTTAGAGGCAAAAATAGCTTTAAGGGAAGAG
The sequence above is a segment of the Lentimicrobiaceae bacterium genome. Coding sequences within it:
- the deoC gene encoding deoxyribose-phosphate aldolase, translated to MRELLLNILNLIDLTTLEGTDNESRVANLCEQAISFKKNNLAYPAAVCVYPVFVRQAKRILRNTPVQVACVAGGFPSGQMPLNLRLKEVKYAIKKGADEVDMVISRGKFLEGDYNFIRKEISKTKRACRDKHLKVILETGELKNNENIRLASTIAIESGADFIKTSTGKISPAATLEAAEVMLNVIKKHYDETGIMIGFKPAGGISEIEDAIAYYNLVDKILGKAWLNNKYFRFGASRLAAKISDKLL
- a CDS encoding PepSY-associated TM helix domain-containing protein, with the translated sequence MKNKIIKWTRIIHRDLGYFMVGISLIYGFSGILLNHIDGNDPAFKIRTNSFKIAPNLSADELTVQWSELSDVPTLNRAVANQNNDNIKLYVKGGIGNYLPADGSVSYQTKTKKPIAYAINKLHYNRVNYWTWFGDFFAISLIFFALSGLIMVRGKNSFKGRGKWFVIAGLLIPIAYLLLG